A part of Prunus dulcis unplaced genomic scaffold, ALMONDv2, whole genome shotgun sequence genomic DNA contains:
- the LOC117613323 gene encoding AT-hook motif nuclear-localized protein 3-like: protein MEEKDNLVSGVAVSGEEAPDTYRIAPRNENPSPSGGPTMAAAATASPMSLALTSTEVKKKRGRPRKYGPDKTVSSALSPMPISSSIPLTGEFSAWKRGRGRPVDSVKKSHKYDVFESSGEKIAYSVGANFTPHVLTVHAGEDVTMKIMSFSQQGSRAICILSANGTISNVTLRQPSSSGGTLTYEGRFEILSLSGSYIAIENAGTKSRSGGMSVALAGPDGRVVGGGLAGMLIAAGPVQVVVGSFLPGHQQEQKPKKQRLEPVSSSIVPIVVNAVSGEEMKVCGGVKPILTSPSFHGNNSTSVNPMHSFKNSAPESKSLSEEESKGLGQPNCEVSY from the exons ATGGAGGAGAAAGACAACTTGGTTTCTGGGGTAGCAGTGAGCGGTGAAGAAGCTCCAGATACCTACAGAATTGCCCCGAGAAATGAAAACCCTAGCCCATCTGGGGGTCCCACAATGGCAGCAGCTGCAACGGCCTCGCCGATGAGCTTGGCCTTGACCAGTACggaagtgaagaagaagaggggcAGGCCTAGGAAGTACGGACCTGACAAGACCGTCTCTTCGGCATTGTCGCCGATGCCGATTTCGTCTTCGATTCCGCTCACAGGAGAGTTCTCGGCCTGGAAAAGGGGCAGAGGGCGGCCCGTTGACTCAGTCAAGAAGTCTCACAAGTATGACGTTTTTGAGAGCTCAG GTGAGAAAATTGCATACTCTGTTGGTGCAAACTTTACACCTCATGTCCTCACTGTCCATGCTGGCGAG GATGTTACGATGAAGATCATGTCATTCTCTCAACAAGGGTCTCGAGCTATTTGCATACTTTCTGCAAATGGTACCATTTCAAATGTTACACTTCGGCAGCCCAGTTCTTCTGGGGGTACTTTAACATATGAG GGCCGTTTTGAGATACTTTCCTTGTCTGGATCATATATTGCAATTGAGAACGCAGGAACAAAGAGCAGATCTGGTGGCATGAGTGTCGCTTTGGCAGGTCCAGACGGTAGAGTGGTTGGGGGAGGGCTTGCTGGTATGTTGATAGCTGCTGGCCCTGTGCAG GTTGTGGTGGGGAGTTTTCTACCAGGTCACCAGCAGGAACAGAAGCCCAAGAAACAGAGACTCGAGCCTGTATCATCGTCAATTGTCCCTATTGTTGTCAATGCCGTGTCTGGTGAAGAAATGAAGGTCTGTGGTGGAGTAAAGCCCATTCTGACTTCTCCTTCCTTCCATGGAAACAATTCAACTTCTGTAAACCCCATGCACAGCTTTAAGAACTCAGCTCCTGAGAGTAAATCGTTGTCGGAAGAGGAATCTAAAGGCCTCGGTCAACCAAACTGTGAAGTTTCTTATTGA